A DNA window from Streptomyces bacillaris contains the following coding sequences:
- a CDS encoding UDP-glucose dehydrogenase family protein, whose translation MALRITVIGTGYLGATHAAAMAELGFEVLGLDVVPEKIELLSAGRVPMYEPGLEEMLQRHVAGIDGSTGRLRFTTSWEEVADFGDVHFVCVNTPQKHGEYACDMSYVDSAFTSLAPHLTRPTLVVGKSTVPVGSAARLAARLAELAPVGADAELAWNPEFLREGFAVDDTLHPDRIVVGVESERAEKLLREVYAVPVAEGSPFVVTDFPTAELVKTSANSFLATKISFINAMAEVCEAADGDVVKLAEAIGHDDRIGKKFLRAGIGFGGGCLPKDIRAFMARAGELGADQALTFLREVDSINMRRRGHMVELAREAVGGGSFLGKRVGVLGAAFKPDSDDVRDSPALNVAGQIHLQGGQVTVFDPKGMDNARRLFPTLGYADSAVEAVRGADVVLHLTEWREFRELDPAALGEAVSRRIILDGRNALDSAVWREAGWTYRAMGRPKA comes from the coding sequence ATGGCCCTCAGGATCACCGTGATCGGCACCGGCTATCTCGGCGCCACCCATGCCGCGGCCATGGCCGAGCTGGGGTTCGAGGTCCTCGGGCTCGACGTCGTACCGGAGAAGATCGAGCTGCTCTCCGCCGGGCGGGTGCCGATGTACGAACCGGGGCTGGAGGAGATGCTCCAGCGCCATGTCGCCGGGATCGACGGCTCCACCGGGCGGCTGCGCTTCACCACCTCCTGGGAAGAGGTCGCGGACTTCGGGGACGTGCACTTCGTCTGTGTGAACACCCCGCAGAAGCACGGCGAGTACGCCTGTGACATGAGCTACGTCGACAGCGCCTTCACCTCCCTCGCCCCGCACCTCACCCGGCCCACCCTGGTCGTCGGCAAGTCGACCGTCCCCGTCGGCTCCGCCGCCCGCCTCGCCGCCCGCCTCGCGGAGCTGGCTCCCGTCGGCGCCGATGCCGAGCTGGCCTGGAACCCGGAGTTCCTCCGCGAGGGCTTCGCCGTCGACGACACCCTGCACCCGGACCGGATCGTCGTCGGCGTGGAGAGCGAGCGGGCCGAGAAGCTGCTGCGCGAGGTGTACGCCGTGCCGGTCGCCGAGGGCTCGCCCTTCGTCGTCACCGACTTCCCCACCGCCGAGCTGGTGAAGACCTCCGCCAACTCCTTCCTCGCCACCAAGATCTCCTTCATCAACGCCATGGCCGAGGTCTGCGAGGCCGCCGACGGGGACGTCGTGAAGCTGGCTGAGGCCATCGGCCACGACGACCGCATCGGGAAGAAGTTCCTGCGGGCCGGGATCGGCTTCGGCGGCGGCTGTCTGCCCAAGGACATCCGGGCCTTCATGGCGCGCGCCGGTGAGCTGGGGGCCGACCAGGCCCTCACCTTCCTCCGCGAGGTCGACTCCATCAACATGCGCCGCCGCGGCCACATGGTCGAGCTGGCCCGGGAGGCCGTGGGCGGCGGCTCGTTCCTCGGCAAGCGGGTGGGCGTCCTCGGCGCCGCCTTCAAGCCGGACTCCGACGACGTACGCGACTCCCCCGCGCTCAACGTCGCCGGGCAGATCCACCTCCAGGGCGGCCAGGTGACCGTCTTCGACCCGAAGGGCATGGACAACGCCCGCCGCCTCTTCCCGACGCTCGGCTACGCCGACTCCGCGGTGGAGGCCGTGCGCGGCGCGGATGTGGTGCTGCACCTGACGGAGTGGCGCGAGTTCCGCGAGCTGGACCCGGCGGCGCTGGGCGAGGCGGTCTCCCGGCGGATCATCCTGGACGGGCGCAACGCCCTGGACAGCGCGGTGTGGCGCGAGGCCGGGTGGACGTACCGGGCGATGGGACGGCCGAAGGCCTGA
- a CDS encoding acyl-CoA dehydrogenase: MAGSTDFDLYRPAEEHDMLRETIRSLAETKIAPFAAAVDEEARFPQEALDALVASDLHAVHVPEEYGGAGADALATVIVIEEVARACASSSLIPAVNKLGSLPVILSGSEELKHKYLGPLAKGDAMFSYALSEPDAGSDAAGMKTKAERDGDFWVLNGVKRWITNAGVSEYYTVMAVTDPTKRSKGISAFVVEKSDEGVSFGAPEKKLGIKGSPTREVYLDNVRIPADRMIGEEGTGFATAMKTLDHTRITIAAQALGIAQGALDYAKGYVQERKQFGKPIADFQGIQFMLADMAMKLEAARQLTYSAAAKSERVDGDLTFFGAAAKCFASDVAMEVTTDAVQLLGGYGYTRDYPVERMMRDAKITQIYEGTNQVQRIVMARNLP, from the coding sequence TTGGCGGGTTCGACCGATTTCGACCTGTACCGTCCGGCCGAGGAGCACGACATGCTCCGGGAGACCATCCGTTCCCTGGCCGAGACGAAGATCGCCCCCTTCGCCGCCGCGGTCGACGAGGAGGCCCGTTTCCCGCAGGAGGCGCTGGACGCCCTGGTCGCCTCGGACCTGCACGCCGTCCACGTCCCGGAGGAGTACGGCGGCGCCGGCGCCGACGCGCTCGCCACGGTCATCGTGATCGAGGAGGTGGCCCGCGCCTGCGCCTCCTCCTCCCTGATCCCGGCCGTCAACAAGCTCGGCTCGCTCCCGGTGATCCTCTCCGGCTCCGAGGAGCTGAAGCACAAGTACCTGGGCCCGCTGGCCAAGGGCGACGCGATGTTCTCGTACGCCCTCTCCGAGCCGGACGCCGGCTCCGACGCGGCGGGCATGAAGACGAAGGCCGAGCGCGACGGCGACTTCTGGGTCCTCAACGGCGTGAAGCGCTGGATCACCAACGCGGGCGTCTCCGAGTACTACACGGTCATGGCCGTCACCGACCCGACCAAGCGCTCCAAGGGCATCTCGGCGTTCGTCGTGGAGAAGTCCGACGAGGGCGTCTCCTTCGGCGCCCCGGAGAAGAAGCTCGGCATCAAGGGCTCCCCGACCCGCGAGGTCTACCTCGACAACGTCCGCATCCCCGCCGACCGCATGATCGGTGAGGAGGGTACGGGCTTCGCCACGGCGATGAAGACCCTGGACCACACCCGCATCACCATCGCGGCCCAGGCCCTCGGCATCGCCCAGGGCGCGCTGGACTACGCCAAGGGGTACGTCCAGGAGCGCAAGCAGTTCGGCAAGCCGATCGCGGACTTCCAGGGCATCCAGTTCATGCTCGCCGACATGGCGATGAAGCTGGAGGCGGCCCGCCAGCTCACCTACTCGGCCGCCGCCAAGTCCGAGCGCGTCGACGGCGACCTCACCTTCTTCGGCGCCGCCGCCAAGTGCTTCGCCTCCGACGTGGCCATGGAGGTCACCACGGACGCGGTCCAGCTCCTCGGCGGCTACGGCTACACGCGGGACTACCCGGTGGAGCGCATGATGCGCGACGCCAAGATCACCCAGATCTACGAGGGCACCAACCAGGTCCAGCGCATCGTCATGGCGCGCAACCTGCCGTAA
- a CDS encoding dihydrofolate reductase family protein gives MRTLISTAFVSLDGVVEAPGGEPGYRNSGWTFKDVEFLPEAYEIKGREQEEAAALMLGRTSYEAFSAVWPGMEEFAEYKVMPKYVVSTTLQENGLVSDWGDTTILRSADEVAALKETDGGPIIIHGSATLNRSLSDAGLIDRYHLLVFPLLLGAGKRLFSTSDKDTQKLKLVEYEAYANGIQKNVFDVVR, from the coding sequence ATGCGCACTCTGATCAGCACCGCGTTCGTTTCCCTCGACGGCGTCGTGGAGGCCCCCGGCGGCGAGCCCGGCTACCGGAACTCGGGGTGGACCTTCAAGGACGTGGAGTTCCTGCCGGAGGCGTACGAGATCAAGGGCCGGGAGCAGGAGGAGGCCGCGGCCCTGATGCTGGGCCGGACCAGCTACGAGGCGTTCAGCGCGGTGTGGCCGGGGATGGAGGAGTTCGCGGAGTACAAGGTGATGCCGAAGTACGTCGTCTCCACCACGCTCCAGGAGAACGGCCTGGTCTCCGACTGGGGCGACACCACGATCCTGCGCTCGGCCGACGAGGTGGCCGCGCTGAAGGAGACCGACGGCGGCCCGATCATCATCCACGGCAGCGCCACCCTCAACCGCAGCCTGTCCGACGCGGGCCTGATCGACCGCTACCACCTGCTGGTCTTCCCGCTGCTGCTGGGCGCGGGCAAGCGGCTGTTCAGCACGAGCGACAAGGACACGCAGAAGCTGAAGCTGGTCGAGTACGAGGCGTACGCGAACGGCATCCAGAAGAACGTGTTCGATGTGGTGCGCTGA
- a CDS encoding DUF5954 family protein — protein MDDHPAKSPDHLTIRVTRRDDPVSEVTEADAFASVRKYPNIVVRGPLFGLAEQRRGERPRWRLLGELDTGFPQMARDELNSYLWNKAKDEAEDRAERRSLLEAVTLLETKPVNEVTAAGVRYRVVRADEFARIGGGRLEPPRATDPDEDGWDLDAPEASRTKGFVIDHAAAVGLTEGMDRVGLLHLSYTASRFPDDVRADSQRALTTHPGVVLLPPTFRVVERNEQSWSMVTGQHATPQGARRALVDHLTRPMPELPDLPGMPELPEWMKVDEKEAAVNERAARKFTARRRPNELVVRGKRFDVVRVERVMRIGPDGPETPRPSDTDDYGPSQIHPRMDEHGTITYGSSAEASS, from the coding sequence ATGGACGATCACCCGGCGAAGTCGCCCGACCACCTCACCATCCGCGTCACGCGACGCGACGATCCGGTCTCCGAGGTCACCGAGGCGGACGCGTTCGCCTCGGTCCGCAAGTATCCGAACATCGTGGTCCGGGGGCCGCTGTTCGGGCTCGCCGAGCAGCGGCGCGGGGAGCGGCCGCGCTGGCGGCTGCTGGGTGAACTCGACACCGGCTTCCCGCAGATGGCCCGGGACGAGCTGAACTCGTACCTCTGGAACAAGGCCAAGGACGAGGCCGAGGACCGGGCCGAGCGGCGCTCGCTGCTGGAGGCCGTGACCCTGCTGGAGACCAAGCCGGTCAACGAGGTGACCGCGGCCGGGGTGCGCTACCGCGTCGTGCGGGCCGACGAGTTCGCCCGGATCGGGGGCGGGCGCCTGGAGCCGCCCCGGGCCACCGACCCGGACGAGGACGGCTGGGACCTGGACGCCCCCGAGGCCTCCCGCACCAAGGGCTTCGTGATCGACCACGCGGCGGCCGTCGGGCTGACCGAGGGGATGGACCGGGTCGGGCTGCTCCACCTCTCGTACACCGCGAGCCGCTTCCCCGACGACGTACGGGCCGATTCCCAGCGGGCGTTGACCACCCACCCGGGCGTCGTGCTCCTCCCGCCGACCTTCCGGGTGGTGGAGCGGAACGAGCAGTCCTGGTCGATGGTGACCGGGCAGCACGCGACCCCGCAGGGCGCCCGGCGCGCCCTCGTCGACCACCTCACCCGGCCCATGCCGGAGCTGCCGGACCTGCCGGGCATGCCCGAGCTGCCCGAGTGGATGAAGGTGGACGAGAAGGAGGCCGCCGTCAACGAGCGGGCCGCGAGGAAGTTCACCGCCCGCCGCCGGCCCAACGAACTCGTCGTGCGGGGAAAGCGGTTCGACGTCGTCCGGGTCGAGCGCGTCATGCGCATCGGGCCGGACGGACCGGAGACACCGCGCCCGTCCGACACGGACGACTACGGCCCCTCCCAGATCCACCCCCGCATGGACGAGCACGGGACCATCACCTACGGGTCGAGCGCGGAGGCGTCGTCGTAG
- a CDS encoding LCP family protein encodes MNDWPDRRTGDPNERYGRGSASPQPESARAMPHIQRRPAPPQRPSVPPQRPHVPPQGQGYDDRYPGSGGHSPDSGYDSGYNTGQVYGAGGRGSGGGGRGGGGDGGYRPSRPAPNWGRRIKLGALTLVVVFLVVSVSTYFWADSKLKREVDLSKVIERPSEGEGTNYLIVGSDSREGMSAEEKKRLRTGSAEGKRTDSMMILHRGSGGPTLISLPRDSQVEIPSFKGSESGKMFQGTGRQVKLNAAYAEDGPELLVRTVEFNTGLRIDHYVEIGFGGFAQIVDAIGGVEMDIPKAFKDKKSGADFQAGKQTLNGEQSLAFVRTRYAFAGSDLDRTKNQQKFLAALASQTATPSTILNPFKLYPTMGAGLDTLIVDKDMSLWSLSQMFFAMKGVTGGDGTSMNMPISGSNGGNLVWDKAKVKQLVEQLKNDEKVTVKGN; translated from the coding sequence ATGAACGATTGGCCCGATCGACGGACCGGCGACCCCAATGAGCGCTACGGCCGGGGCAGCGCGAGCCCCCAGCCCGAGAGCGCCCGGGCGATGCCCCACATCCAGCGCCGCCCGGCCCCGCCGCAGAGGCCGTCCGTACCGCCGCAGAGGCCTCACGTCCCCCCGCAGGGCCAGGGGTACGACGACCGCTACCCGGGCTCCGGCGGCCACAGCCCGGACTCCGGCTACGACAGCGGTTACAACACCGGCCAGGTCTACGGGGCCGGAGGCCGGGGCTCCGGTGGCGGCGGTCGCGGGGGCGGCGGTGACGGGGGTTACCGGCCGAGCCGCCCGGCGCCGAACTGGGGCCGCCGGATCAAGCTCGGCGCGCTGACCCTGGTGGTCGTGTTCCTCGTGGTCTCCGTCTCCACGTACTTCTGGGCCGACTCCAAGCTGAAGCGCGAGGTCGACCTCTCCAAGGTCATCGAGCGCCCGAGCGAGGGCGAGGGCACGAACTATCTGATCGTCGGCTCCGACAGCCGGGAGGGCATGTCGGCCGAGGAGAAGAAGCGGCTGCGCACCGGCTCCGCCGAGGGCAAGCGCACCGACTCGATGATGATCCTGCACCGGGGCTCAGGCGGCCCGACGCTGATCTCCCTGCCGCGCGACTCCCAGGTGGAGATCCCCTCCTTCAAGGGGTCCGAGTCCGGCAAGATGTTCCAGGGCACCGGCCGCCAGGTGAAGCTGAACGCCGCGTACGCCGAGGACGGCCCCGAACTCCTGGTCCGTACGGTCGAGTTCAACACCGGGCTGCGCATCGACCACTACGTCGAGATCGGCTTCGGCGGCTTCGCGCAGATCGTGGACGCGATCGGCGGGGTCGAGATGGACATCCCGAAGGCGTTCAAGGACAAGAAGTCCGGCGCCGACTTCCAGGCCGGGAAGCAGACGCTGAACGGCGAGCAGTCCCTGGCCTTCGTCCGCACCCGGTACGCCTTCGCGGGCAGTGACCTGGACCGTACGAAGAACCAGCAGAAGTTCCTCGCGGCGCTGGCGAGCCAGACGGCGACCCCGTCCACGATCCTCAACCCGTTCAAGCTCTACCCGACGATGGGCGCGGGCCTGGACACGCTGATCGTGGACAAGGACATGTCGCTCTGGTCGCTGAGCCAGATGTTCTTCGCGATGAAGGGCGTCACGGGCGGCGACGGTACGTCGATGAACATGCCGATCTCGGGCAGCAACGGCGGCAATCTGGTCTGGGACAAGGCGAAGGTGAAGCAGCTCGTGGAGCAGCTGAAGAACGACGAGAAGGTGACGGTCAAGGGCAACTGA
- a CDS encoding acyl-CoA thioesterase, giving the protein MTDQATRSEEEIPGKPTAASRTTLSHIMTGNDTNLLGTVHGGVIMKLVDDAAGAVAGRHSGGPAVTASMDEMVFLEPVRVGDLVHVRAQVNWTGRSSMEVGVRVMAERWNESTPAQQVGSAYLVFAAVDADGKPRRVPPVVPETERDKRRYQEAQIRRTHRLARRRAIKELREKRAADGIDD; this is encoded by the coding sequence ATGACAGATCAGGCCACCCGCTCGGAGGAAGAGATTCCGGGCAAGCCCACCGCGGCGTCCCGGACGACCCTCAGCCACATCATGACCGGCAACGACACCAACCTCCTCGGTACGGTGCACGGTGGCGTGATCATGAAACTGGTCGACGACGCGGCGGGCGCCGTGGCCGGACGCCACTCCGGCGGGCCCGCGGTGACCGCGTCGATGGACGAGATGGTCTTCCTGGAGCCGGTCCGGGTCGGTGACCTCGTTCACGTACGCGCCCAGGTGAACTGGACCGGCCGCTCCTCCATGGAGGTCGGCGTCCGCGTGATGGCCGAGCGCTGGAACGAGTCCACCCCCGCCCAGCAGGTCGGCAGCGCCTACCTGGTCTTCGCCGCCGTCGACGCGGACGGCAAGCCGCGCCGCGTACCACCGGTGGTCCCCGAGACCGAGCGCGACAAGCGGCGCTACCAGGAGGCGCAGATCCGGCGCACCCACCGCCTTGCCCGCCGCCGGGCGATCAAGGAGCTGCGCGAGAAGCGCGCGGCCGACGGCATCGACGACTGA
- a CDS encoding LCP family protein produces the protein MTAPRPPQRPPRPRTTPPRRRPPQGARPGRSRKQDERPRWGMRVATGLSVLVLGAGGIGHAVVSNLEGGIGRVDPFKDMKNRPQSGRGTNLLLVGTDGRDTITKEEKQKYKLGGAPCHCTDTIMLVHLSADKQRASVVSLPRDSYAEIPPHTDRTTGEKHSSHPVKLNAAYAEGGPTLTVRTVEHMTGVKIDHYLEVDFTSFMKTVDAVGGVQICTARPMKDSYTGLDLPAGTHRLDGGQALQYVRSRHVDVASDLGRMQRQQKFMAALIKQATGNGVLLNPVKFQQVSASVLGSVRADEGFGTEEMLALGKAMKDFSPASSEFTSVPVGNPSFPVKGIGSTVRWDEAKSKKLFQALREDRPLAPVKPKPAAGAPKPPAATLVEVAPEEIRVQVYNGTPKDGLGKDVDAGLRATGFNTTSTPLNGELRNLERTLVTYDPRWDRSAKSLATALPGSELKAVKGQGAVMEVTAGSDFTKVRPVRAETKQSGQFSTVTGDEAVCP, from the coding sequence GTGACCGCCCCCCGTCCCCCGCAGCGCCCGCCCCGCCCCCGCACCACTCCCCCGCGCCGCCGCCCCCCGCAGGGTGCGCGGCCGGGCCGCTCCCGCAAGCAGGACGAGCGGCCGCGCTGGGGCATGCGGGTGGCGACCGGACTCTCCGTGCTGGTGCTGGGCGCGGGCGGGATCGGTCACGCCGTGGTGAGCAACCTGGAGGGCGGGATCGGGCGGGTCGACCCGTTCAAGGACATGAAGAACCGCCCGCAGTCCGGGCGCGGCACCAATCTGCTGCTGGTGGGCACCGACGGCCGGGACACCATCACCAAGGAGGAGAAGCAGAAGTACAAGCTCGGCGGTGCGCCCTGCCACTGCACCGACACGATCATGCTGGTGCACCTCTCGGCCGACAAGCAGCGGGCGAGCGTCGTGAGCCTCCCCCGGGACAGCTACGCCGAGATCCCGCCCCACACCGACCGTACGACCGGTGAGAAGCACTCCAGCCACCCGGTGAAGCTGAACGCGGCGTATGCGGAGGGCGGGCCGACGCTGACCGTGCGGACGGTCGAGCACATGACGGGCGTCAAGATCGACCACTATCTGGAGGTCGACTTCACCAGCTTCATGAAGACGGTCGACGCGGTGGGCGGGGTGCAGATCTGTACGGCCCGCCCGATGAAGGACTCGTACACCGGGCTGGACCTGCCCGCGGGCACGCACCGGCTCGACGGGGGCCAGGCGCTGCAGTACGTCCGCTCCCGCCATGTCGACGTCGCCTCCGACCTGGGCCGGATGCAGCGCCAGCAGAAGTTCATGGCGGCCCTGATCAAGCAGGCCACGGGCAACGGGGTGCTGCTGAACCCGGTGAAGTTCCAGCAGGTCTCGGCATCCGTGCTGGGGTCGGTCCGGGCCGACGAGGGGTTCGGTACGGAGGAGATGCTGGCGCTCGGCAAGGCGATGAAGGACTTCAGCCCGGCGTCGTCGGAGTTCACCTCCGTACCGGTCGGGAATCCGAGCTTCCCGGTGAAGGGCATCGGCTCGACGGTCCGGTGGGACGAGGCGAAATCGAAGAAGCTGTTCCAGGCGCTGCGCGAGGACCGGCCGCTGGCCCCGGTGAAGCCGAAGCCGGCGGCGGGCGCCCCGAAGCCGCCCGCCGCGACGCTGGTGGAGGTGGCGCCGGAGGAGATCCGGGTGCAGGTCTACAACGGCACCCCGAAGGACGGTCTCGGCAAGGACGTGGACGCGGGCCTGCGCGCCACCGGCTTCAACACGACGAGCACCCCGCTCAACGGCGAGCTGCGGAACCTGGAGCGGACGCTCGTGACGTACGACCCGCGCTGGGACCGCTCGGCGAAGTCGCTGGCCACGGCGTTGCCGGGGAGCGAGCTGAAGGCGGTGAAGGGGCAGGGCGCGGTGATGGAGGTGACGGCCGGCTCGGACTTCACGAAGGTGCGGCCGGTCCGGGCGGAGACCAAGCAGTCGGGCCAGTTCTCCACGGTGACGGGGGACGAGGCGGTCTGCCCGTAG
- a CDS encoding LCP family protein, with protein sequence MGGPVGRSSMPGEGTRSRVRHADRPGGDESRYEDGDGSASGASAAKASADGPGRRSGARGRSDRGRNGRSTRRAPKSGKRRVLRWGSAVLALLILGAGGAGYLYYEHLNGNIRKEDLTLGDKRMADHKANAAGQTPLNILLIGSDARDSEANQKLGGAKETFGAPPLADVQMLLHLSADRSNLSVVSMPRDTMLKMPKCTAPDGEVFPASTGDVQTNQSLGRGGPGCTVATWYELTGIRIDHFMMIDFAGVVSMADAIGGVPVCVSDNIYSRGANGRGGSGLKLEKGTTYVKGEQALQWLRTRYGFEDGSDLARAKAQHQYMNAMVRELRKGTKLTDPGKLMNLAEAATNALTVDKGLDTVKKLYDLAEELKKVPTKRITMSTMPNVYGTGVNAGRVYPKAGDAEQLFRMVREDMPLDGKASKRKPEEPKDPSAPVGEIAVAVRNGTATDSLGPVSGRAGDVAGQLKEAGFARTTVDPDNVTKSARTGILYPSADLEGDAQAVAKALGIPISQVKRSTEVSGISLAVGADWREDGAYPVSKGKEKTPESAGALNGEEKGCMQVDPKYTW encoded by the coding sequence ATGGGGGGTCCGGTGGGACGGAGCAGTATGCCCGGGGAGGGGACACGGTCGCGCGTACGCCACGCGGACCGGCCCGGTGGGGACGAGAGCCGCTACGAGGACGGCGACGGGAGCGCGAGCGGCGCATCCGCCGCGAAGGCGTCCGCCGACGGCCCGGGGCGGCGCTCCGGCGCGCGGGGCAGGAGCGACCGGGGCCGGAACGGGCGGAGCACCCGCCGCGCCCCCAAGAGCGGCAAACGGCGCGTGCTGCGCTGGGGTTCCGCCGTGCTCGCCCTGCTCATACTCGGCGCCGGTGGGGCCGGCTACCTCTACTACGAGCACCTCAACGGCAACATCAGGAAAGAGGATCTGACCCTCGGCGACAAGCGCATGGCCGACCACAAGGCCAACGCCGCCGGGCAGACCCCGCTCAACATCCTGCTCATCGGCTCCGACGCCCGGGACTCAGAGGCCAACCAGAAGCTGGGGGGCGCCAAGGAGACCTTCGGCGCTCCCCCGCTGGCCGATGTGCAGATGCTGCTCCACCTCTCCGCGGACCGCTCCAACCTCTCCGTGGTCAGCATGCCGCGCGACACCATGCTCAAGATGCCCAAGTGCACGGCGCCGGACGGCGAGGTCTTCCCGGCCAGCACGGGGGACGTGCAGACCAACCAGAGCCTGGGCCGCGGCGGTCCGGGGTGCACGGTGGCCACCTGGTACGAGCTGACCGGCATCCGCATCGACCACTTCATGATGATCGACTTCGCGGGTGTGGTCTCGATGGCCGACGCGATCGGCGGCGTCCCGGTCTGTGTCTCCGACAACATCTACTCCCGCGGGGCCAACGGCCGCGGCGGCTCCGGGCTGAAGCTGGAGAAGGGGACCACGTACGTCAAGGGCGAGCAGGCCCTCCAGTGGCTGCGCACCCGGTACGGCTTCGAGGACGGCAGCGACCTCGCGCGGGCCAAGGCCCAGCACCAGTACATGAACGCGATGGTCCGGGAGCTGCGCAAGGGCACCAAGCTCACCGACCCGGGCAAGCTGATGAACCTGGCCGAGGCGGCGACCAACGCGCTGACGGTCGACAAGGGGCTCGACACGGTCAAGAAGCTCTACGACCTGGCCGAGGAGCTGAAGAAGGTCCCGACGAAGCGCATCACGATGTCGACGATGCCGAACGTGTACGGCACCGGGGTCAACGCGGGCCGGGTGTACCCGAAGGCGGGCGACGCGGAGCAGCTGTTCCGGATGGTCCGTGAGGACATGCCGCTGGACGGCAAGGCCTCGAAGCGGAAGCCGGAGGAGCCGAAGGACCCGTCCGCCCCGGTGGGCGAGATCGCCGTGGCCGTACGGAACGGGACCGCCACCGACAGCCTCGGTCCGGTCTCCGGGCGGGCGGGTGACGTGGCCGGCCAGCTGAAGGAGGCGGGGTTCGCGCGGACCACCGTCGACCCGGACAACGTGACGAAGTCGGCGCGGACCGGGATCCTGTACCCGAGCGCGGACCTGGAGGGCGACGCCCAGGCGGTCGCCAAGGCGCTCGGTATCCCGATCTCGCAGGTGAAGAGGTCGACCGAGGTCTCGGGCATCTCGCTCGCCGTGGGCGCCGACTGGCGCGAGGACGGCGCCTACCCGGTCTCCAAGGGCAAGGAGAAGACCCCGGAGTCGGCGGGCGCGCTCAACGGCGAGGAGAAGGGCTGCATGCAGGTCGACCCGAAGTACACCTGGTGA